gtgtagctttacgactgtattttttgttttcagattcctgctacatttaaaaaaaaaattggtaattatgaaaaaatcaaaaatacgttttttagtctttactactttatgcttttttttttgttagaaagtgcattgtttttgttccaaaactagattcctcatccttaatttatccgaaaatgatatattacatgccctaatgggtatagttttagagaaatgttgctccaagtgaagcgcggcagcgtcgaactttccccctccccccccactaaatgtgaggtggctctcgacgtcTACCGGTCTGTTtttgctcaagaccagctaacaatcaactgtgccaagtttcagcgcatagtctcaaagtgcaaggtccccatacaacggtgtgcagtaacaaaccagctatgagatttggcttaaaacaAAGATTTGACACTTAGGACTGACCTATGCTAGCGGCATCTGTAAAATACTTCGAACGGCCAACCCCATTCTCTTGATAAGTGTGCTGTCATTGCTATCACGATCGAAACTTTCAGATAACAAATTTTTCGCCACACACGACCCCGTAAAGGCTCTATTTATCCTTCAAAAAGTGATGAGAAAGCTGCATCCACAAGCCTGGAAATTTTTGgcaatgcaaattttgagtagaTAATGATATTGGtgggctggtagaattgactcgCTGCTGCAACGCATTCACAACCGGAATGTAACCTGAGTGTGCGGAACCTGTGTTACCTGTGGGCAAGTAACTCTGTTGAGGTCAAAGAGAAATTATGTAGAGTTCGACAATCTTAAAATGCACGTCTTTTCTCTGTTTTTACGATCACCGTAAGTTCAATTAAAGTGAACAAAATACAACTTTTCAGGAGAGAGCGAAGTTTTTTTTACTGACTAAATCAGTCTTTGTAATAtcttttataattaatatttttaggaGTATATTTACTGATGTCagtctatgtatgtatttagtAAGTATATGCTGTGTTAAAGCCATTAAAAACTAAAAGCGTGGATGAGGAAAGTTTATAGCGCTTTTACATGCAGCTTCGTTACTCGACTAGGTAAGGTACTCCACCTggatacttacctacataatatgtGGTTTTCTAATGTCGTACCTCCTATGGGATAATAAGTTTTCAactaatatcatttattatcaggcaactaaggcccatagatacataccttacgaACTAACATACAATTATATTatagtaaaaatcttacaagctacttattaaaaattatttcgacgacacggcggttttcagttgtgtcgcatgttccggtgtaggatttggcagattcccacggaaccgccgaaacaccacgcccttcggccagaagtccgcagAAGTTCGGGCAGAAAAACTAATACTCAACTGAACATGTTTCAATAGACTGAGTTAAGCTTTAACTGAATAATGGAGTCGATCTCAAACTATTTGTCCATGAAGTTATGGAGTGCAGCTTGGTTGCAGACACTGTTTGACCTATAAACTTCCAGTAACGTATATATATATTCCAATATAATAGGTGGGTCGACAAAATGATTTTGAGTTATAAAACGCGAGATTTACTTTTAAACTCAAGTTATTGTTAATCAAGAGCACcataaaccggcgagcgtgtacaTATATacatgaggaatgttatgaaagtgaaggaagcgaaagaggtatgtcaggatcgtagcaagtggaaatccgtggtctctgcctactcctccgggaaataggcgtgattatatgtatgtatgtattattgttaattaatatcttaatatttaaatataaactcaAGGTAAATTGACAAGAAAATTTACTGTACCTAAACGTCCTCTGTCGGCTATGCCCGTAAAGTCAAGTACAagttttgcaataaaatgaaaGAGAGTTTAATTTGACAAATAAAACTCAGGTATGTAGAGGTTGCCTTTTAGAATATCATAAGGACCCACTTGGTGGCCCGCTAACACAAGATTCCTCACCCGTCGTGAATCGTGAGGCCTTCGTGCTCAACGAGGCCTGCGATAAGAGACAATTGTTTAATGAAAAGAATAAATTCGTCCCGAccttaattacttaattaactGGAGGGCATTGTTTATTTCGGCCGCGTCAAGATGTCTGCCTACTTGTAGAAGACGACTTTTGTTTCTTATAACAATGCCTGTAAATTAAAGTGCTACTTACATACCTACTGCGAACTAAAAGGAGCTATATCGGGTGAACAGAACGAtggacttttatgcaaacggggaattgtttaggctacgtacctatactttatttttcactaattaatcacgttaatatttctaaccgtttttgagatacagtttgcaaaacattttagtgctaaaatctgtatgtttcaaccctagtaAGTACTGTAAGTAGATTCcatgaatgacatgacatgacttgtgtcaattaaaaaaaaaaaaataataactttatagggttgtcactgatataaaaatatttcactttagtgattttattttacaattcaattcaactttacgattataataccTCAATTGTAGATTACTTATAGATCACGAAACATTTtgttatatgtatttaaatatgaaGAGAAATAACATGTCTCAATAATAACAATGTTCCAGAAATACAATATATGTGTAacgaacaaaaaaatatactCCCATATTCATATTTTCATGGCGTTCACTGAGCAACTAGAAATATTTCTTGTTCGAAAAGAATTCATTATAATAGAGCCAGCTATTTAATAAAATGCGTCTGAAAATGTATGCTACCGCTCTAAATTTATGATGAGCGTGTTTTAATCCTAGGGTCTAGATGGTTTCATAATATTCAACGAGCGTAGGTCCTTGCCGGTGGATATTGAATTTTTAACGAAGCTCAGGTAACGAGGGCTAAGGAAAAACGGCTTTTGCAGACCCATTCCCCgggaataattaataaatactgCAAGCAAACAGGAATTATTTATAAATCTATCGTATTGAATACTTAggatttttatgtagataaatatttttttgtgcgAGTGAGATGCACTTAGGTACATATGTGCTAGTTACAAACTAAAGtgagcttcgagcaacaccggcttccgacacatcggaagggagggccCTCTatacctgggcctaaaagtccgaagtgccccagtgaggcgaactttcatgcgaagtcaaagccgtgcttcaggcttcaggataagtagttaagcacagactccaaccaatgtccattgtattaaaaagcgagaccgcaaaccgagctgaagtagaggacatgtggaacacaaaccaatggtaaattgaggtaaaaagtgaggctaaggtcgagcattcgtatgaaaaactgtactggggacacttttaagggttttttcttcgttttaatcaatagtcagctgttcagcttcgcaaaatataaactattgagaaaatcaactttgcggccctagtttatttatttatttatttatttaataaaatacaagatattcTTAAAGATAGGCATAGCCCCGCAAAACTCATCAGTGAGTTTGACTGCGGGGTCATCAGTCTCTAGTTATTAACTTAATTTGTATGTACttaatgtttaaattattacaatatattattatggtagtgtttttttaacatagttttaaatttaggCTTATTATTTTCACGTCTTATGGCTTCAGGCAAACTATTAAGTAAGTATGCGtattgagcgtagcctttagcctcgcttaaaatttgccattacaggtagatagaaaaatgactgaataagagcgaaaaagacatcgttcgactcgggccgagctgatgctcggccaacggctacgtgcgacagtgctatctcattcactccgatacaattagacagtgtgcgcgttatagtataggtattgacagcctcttataagactgcgtcgaccgtccagtggcgctctcattagtggaattgtgttttataataaaccaattaatttctgtacctatacatgaatcagtatatgtaaatatgtattaatattgttgtcctacttattccccaacttttggtctttgtccgaagtaccatttcgtaagtttcggcccggccgaaaggttcggccgtgtttcggccgaaaccgaaactacagccgaaacatgattttttggccgaaactggccgaaaccgaaaccgaaccttcggtcggacactagttcaaatttaattaaacgtatgatatgtaaaataaatattacatgtgaaaagtaacaccttctttttgtaaattagtTCCCCCAGACCTCTTTTTacgacaaaaaaccgagcaattaggcattttttctgctgctgtgttcacgcgcgcgtcttgactcggtctagtgaataatccgagcgcaactagttttattacccgcgctagatcagttgatcttgtacctaggcagaggggaaatagtgcgaatgccgcctcccttccgtgttgctcgaagaaagTGAGATATGAAAAAGTTGCTTAAAGCATGCTACGTACGCGGCGTGCCGTGCTACGTTGTCGTAGCACACAGCCAGCGTAATACAGAGCTACATAATTATAAGATAACCTATTAGGTATCATATACACACACTTGGTTGGACAAGGGTAGGTGTTATCCATATTATTAAAATGCAACGACTCGTTTTTGTTTGTAgaaacactgacatatctaatccatatcgtttctagatcaatTAATTTATGTATCTTAAAGTCCGAATCGTACCAAGAGGCCCAAGAGCCGGCTGATATACGTAAAGCTTTACACAAAAGAGTAATATATACACAAAAATTTAAAGTTGTCAACCAAGTTTTAAGATttcgtacctactcgtacttaaatgacgaccggtctggcctatgACCTATAGTCGGCGGCCCATGAAGCCGATTGCTTtgattcgaatcctggtaagggcactTGTGTGATAAGCACAGATATTCGTTCCTGAGTATTGGGATAaatgtatcgttgtctgagtacccacaacccacaacaagccttcttgagctcaCTGTTACATGTGTATCTCTACCTTTACAGGTTCAAGGCAACAGTTATGTCCATTGTACGCAGGAAACATTATTTGATATTCGTTTTTTAAACTCTCGTTAAAAGTTTGCCTTTGTTTGGTTTCTCAAAAGTTGACCGCGGTTGGGCTTCAGTCGAGCCGGGTGAAGTTTCACTGCTGTTGTTAGGAATATATTTCACAAATAACACGACCCATTTAATTTGATGAGTATTATTGAGTATAGTTTCTACGTAATGTTCACGCGATCGTGCGATAGTATGTATACACGAAACTTACGCAAAACGCCGGTCGAACTTCAGCGgcaggtagagtctgtgcggaaagagtagaagagtcgtggaatgtattgggccccatacattccacgactctactctttccgcacagactctattatgATTTTCAATTTAATTCTTTATAACTTCGATCAGGCCACAAGGCTGATATTACAAGTACCTTATAGACGCACATTAATGTAATGCGATCACTCGGTTAAGTAGTTACGAGTATTTCTTAAATCTAGCTTTTTCGTGCAATTGGCATAAATATTATTGTGTCGATAAttttaagtaaattttaatAGTAATAGAACACTATCCATGTAATGGACATGTAGGTACAGTATTTCTTTGACACTATTTTCCGCTTTACTGCAGCCAAAAAAATAAAGGTTACACACTGCAGCAATGTTGCTGTTGCtgtgttactgctgcagcatgGACGCGGGGTATGTCACTATTAATCTCCTGGATAAAATTAGTTACCGTTCTAGTCGCCACAGCAATGCGGCAACAACTATTACTAAAGAATACTGACAGTGACATCGCTGAACGCTGCAGTATTAGTAACATTACAACAGGGGCCAAATTCGACATGTTACAACTGTTGATTACGATTACGACTGTTGATTATCCACGTCAAATCAACAGTTGATTTTATGGCATGATGATTCTATCAAGTGTTGATTCGATCAGCTGTGGAtatcatttggtacaaccaaaactcaactcTGAACTCGGAGTGgttcggtttggtttggttgacacctaactgtggattgctaatgtAAAATTTTGTTATTGTATGTATCCGAGAACTTATGATTTTTCCCCCACATCAACGGGAGATCAATACGATACGTTAAACGTCGCTTGTCCAATCCATAAATGTCACTGCAGTGCTTCAGGAGTAATGTGGACGCATTCATACTCCCACTGTAATCTTTTGAATATATATTCCAGAATCTAGATACCTACTCCATACTTTACACTTAAATATTGCTAAATTTTGAAGTTAATTTTTTCCTCGAGGGCTCATCTCATCCAAAACTTATTCAAGTGGCGGTTTAATTTGTTACGAACACATTCGATGCGGTGTTGTGATGATAAACAAATAAGTCCATGAAATGGCTTGGGGTCGAGTCTTATGTCAGCTTAGTATCTTTTGTTTTGCTTTGGCCAAAATAACAGATAACAGGCTGTTGGGTACTTAAACAACGAATGTTTTTGTTGTTAAGTGTCTAGTGTCTTATCATACCCAGACGGTGGATTGTATAGGAATCACATCACATCTTTTCTTTGTCATtttattagggatgtaccgacgggaaagccgactatccggcctcatttgtagtcggcgattagtcggcgactagtcggcaaaaatggccgataagtcggcactttataagtgaTAGACAATCAggccaaaaataaataaacagcaaatatttatcaaaacttttGTTCGAATTATTGACCGTGTGGTCGCTTTCTTGTTCGGTTGTCGTATAAATAGCCTTaggatatttttatttatattattttattttttagcgtTGCTATAATATTATGAATAGCGCGACGCAGGGGGAAAAACGATTGTTTTTTAAGTGATCTGAACCGAACTTaaacgaaactaatgatctggccgactagccaactagtcggccgactaatcggccatccgagcgccgattagtcggctagtcggtcaaatcaatagtcggtacatcactacatTTTATAGGTTTACTTTATCTTAGGCGATTGGTAAAGAAGCTGCGCAGTGGTTTTCTTATTTTGACTAgtttatatattacatatttacaggGTCAAGGCAACAGTTATGTCCATTGTACGCAGGAAACATTATTTGATATTCGTTTTTTAAACTCTCGTTAAAAGTTTGCCTTTGTTTGGTTTCTCAAAAGTTGACCGCGGTTGGGCTTCAGTCGAGCCGGGTGAAGTTTCACTGCTGTTGTTAGGAATATATTTCACAAATAACACGACCCATTTAATTTGATGAGTATTATTGAGTATAGTTTCTACGTAATGTTCACGCGACCGTGCGATAGTATGTATACACGAAACTTACGCAAAACGCCGGTCGAACTTCAGCGgcaggtagagtctgtgcggaaagagtagaagagtcgtggaatgtattgggccccatacattccacgactctactctttccgcacagactctattatgattttcaattttattctTTATAACTTCGATCAGGCCACAAGGCTGATATTACAAGTACCTTATAGACGCACATTAATGTAATGCGATCACTCGGTTAAGTAGTTACGAGTATTTCTTAAATTTAGCTTTTTCGTGCAATTGGCATAAATATTATTGTGTCGTTAAttttaagtaaattttaatAGTAATAGAACACTATCCATGTAATGGACATGTAGGTACAGTATTTCTTTGACACTATTTTCCGCTTTACTGCAGCCAAAAAAATAAAGGTTACACACTGCAGCAATGTTGCTGTTGCtgtgttactgctgcagcatgGACGCGGGGTATGTCACTATTAATCTCCTGGATAAAATTAGTTACCGTTCTAGTCGCCACAGCAATGCGGCAACAACTATTACTAAAGAATACTGACAGTGACATCGCTGAACGCTGCAGTATTAGTAACATTACAACAGGGGCCAAATTCGACATGTTACAACTGTTGATTACGATTACGACTGTTGATTATCCACGTCAAATCAACAGTTGATTTTATGGCATGATGATTCTATCAAGTGTTGATTCGATCAGCTGTGGAtatcatttggtacaaccaaaactcaactcTGAACTCGGAGTGgttcggtttggtttggttgacacctaactgtggattgctaatgtAAAATTTTGTTATTGTATGTATCCGAGAACTTATGATTTTTCCCCCACATCAACGGGAGATCAATACGATACGTTAAACGTCGCTTGTCCAATCCATAAATGTCACTGCAGTGCTTCAGGAGTAATGTGGACGCATTCATACTCCCACTGTAATCTTTTGAATATATATTCCAGAATCTAGATACCTACTCCATACTTTACACTTAAATATTGCTAAATTTTGAAGTTAATTTTTTCCTCGAGGGCTCATCTCATCCAAAACTTATTCAAGTGGCGGTTTAATTTGTTACGAACACATTCGATGCGGTGTTGTGATGATAAACAAATAAGTCCATGAAATGGCTTGGGGTCGAGTCTTATGTCAGCTTAGTATCTTTTGTTTTGCTTTGGCCAAAATAACAGATAACAGGCTGTTGGGTACTTAAACAACGAATGTTTTTGTTGTTAAGTGTCTAGTGTCTTATCATACCCAGACGGTGGATTGTATAGGAATCACATCACATCTTTTCTTTGTCATtttattagggatgtaccgacgggaaagccgactatccggcctcatttgtagtcggcgattagtcggcgactagtcggcaaaaatggccgataagtcggcactttataagtgaTAGACAATCAggccaaaaataaataaacagcaaatatttatcaaaacttttGTTCGAATTATTGACCGTGTGGTCGCTTTCTTGTTCGGTTGTCGTATAAATAGCCTTaggatatttttatttatattattttattttttagcgtTGCTATAATATTATGAATAGCGCGACGCAGGGGGAAAAACGATTGTTTTTTAAGTGATCTGAACCGAACTTaaacgaaactaatgatctggccgactagccaactagtcggccgactaatcggccatccgagcgccgattagtcggctagtcggtcaaatcaatagtcggtacatcactacatTTTATAGGTTTACTTTATCTTAGGCGATTGGTAAAGAAGCTGCGCAGTGGTTTTCTTATTTTGACTAGTTTATATATTACATTGTTACCTACACAGCATGATACAAATTACCATAACTACTTTTTACCAACCGCTTTAGCTAGGAATTACTTAAAGTACTAAACTGTCGCCAGGTCGTTACCGTTTTAGTATGTAAATCATTGCCATAACTTTATTTCGTTTTACCAGCCATGTAATTTTTGTAAACCTACATTTCCATGGACAAAGTGGAATAGAGAAGTTTATATACATTGAGATATGACGCAAACATTCGCTTAAGTAGGTATAGCATTTTCATTTGGCTGCTTCAGAGTTTTTATGCTTATCTTTGTCACGCACGCCCGCCATTAACTacgtaaattaattaaaactccTTTGGAGTTCTCTCCCCAGAGGAACAAACAGGCATTTGAAGTTGTCACTGTTGTGTGGGTGTATTATTTTGCCTAATGAGTTTTATAGGGAGTAACGAAACTACAGTGGAAGAATTGAGTATCCTTTTATCGTAGTTTTAACTTACTGCTCTACACGTAATTTATTCATCTTATCGAAACCTTCCAGCTTGCCTGTTATTAGATTAAATACCtcgataggtattttatcgggAATTGTTATTTACGGAATTCTTGCATTCCCACAATAAGTCTACAAATAGTCATCTACTATTTCTCTACGTGTTTGATTAAAACTGAAGAAATTAGAGTAGGATCAAGCTTGCTTTGCATCATTTGCATGGCATGTGCAATGACAAACAGGTCAATTCGAACGTGTACTGACATCAAATCCATTTTAGAACactaattaagtacctaataacgAACAAGTCGAACACGTTACGAATAAGCGCCACTGGGTCTGGCAGGCCCATTAGCGACTGCTGAAGTCAACTCACATTATTTTGATGTCACAACGTAAGTTGGAATTGGCCTCCTGGTATACTCTATTATCTTagtttaaatacaaaaaaaaaacatagctaggttgaaaacaaaataaaacatatcGAGTATGTCATGTTTATTTATTCCAGTGATAAAAGTATACATACTATATAAGTATAACATGTACAAACCTATCTTTAGGTATATAGACGAAGCAATCTGTTATTATCCGGAGCAATTCCAGAGTATGTTGgaataatttcataattttttggCTTCAGTGAATGATTTCACATATTTGTAAAGTTAGGTAGGTAGTTCACTAGTTAGAACTACTAATTTACACTCAAGAACAGTGATCATGGAAACTTATATGGAAATTTTCATTCAAAGTGAATTTTTACTGTTGATTCTCCTGGTCCAAGCCGGTTTCGGTTAGGTATTTGTTAATttctgtaaaataataaaatgagcTTTAGAATTTCTATCACCATTATGACGATGACGAACGTAACAATTAAGAAATAATCGATATCACAACATGAGTTTAAAATGTCATCATGGATAGTCACATgagcggttttactttttttttttttttatttatttaaggtcgCTTAAACAGCTAAGGTCATTAGCGACCACAGTATACAGTATCAAATCAAACCATAATACCAAATAATACTTAACTAGTTTAAGGAATTTTACAGTACATTCTGAGTCATTCAAGCaatcttttaaacatttaggaAGGTTAACAGCTAATCTTTCATTATTATACATCGGACAATCAATAAACAAATGTTTGATAGATATATCACTGTTACACCTTAAgcatttctttttactttccTTAGTTATAAGATATATATGAGTCACATTACAATGTCCTATTCGTAATCTATTCATAATCACCTGATCTCTtctattatttacataaaatgtaCTCTTTTCGAAAACTGATTTTCTTATTTCATATAAGGCgctattgttattatttaccCAATGGCTGTTCCACAATCTTTTAATATTTAGTTTAAGGTATTTTTTGAGGTCTTCGTGGTTGGTAGTCGTGTAATTGCATTGATCATACCTCAAAGCGTCTTTAGCAGCGGTATCGGCCCTTTCATTACCAGGAATACCCTGATGACTAGGTATCCAGAATAATTCCACTACAAATTGCTTATCTATTAGGCTGAGTAGGTTTTCtcttattaaattaatcaaggGATCTTTGTTTCTAATATTTGACAGGGCCTTAAGTGATGACATTGAATCAGAAAAAATGATGTGTTTTTTAACCCTCGAGTTTTCGTTTTACTTTACCAATTTTTATGTGTTCCTCAATCCCCCATTTCCCAAACATGACTGTAAAGATtacggatttttttttgtatttgacaCATATAGACACTTTTAAACTCTTCAGATATACATGTGGTATAGAAGTTCAGTGAGAAGCtattaaatcaaaatatataatttagtaTGAAACTTTTCTAAAAAAGTGTTTAAGTaactaaataatttatttgacaatgtttgcaaagTTGCTGCTTAAATGTTTATGttttctaacaatattttaagAAAAGCCAAAAATTCTgggttttaatttatattttggagCCACACCGGATGTGTCAGACGTGCACGACTGCGACTGCACGTCTTCTTCGTCTGTGTGCAGCGACCTTAAGGTTagtacaatataataatatgcccGTACATTTAGTATAGGGCTAAACTTTTTAAGTTCTTCGTAAAATTCATAACCCCACTTACATTCTTCGCAGTTCAAATCGATAGAATTAAGTAGTTGCTGCAAAAGTTTATCGAGATTGGGTTTCCCGCAGCTTTTCACTGCAGCAAAATCACATTCGTTTTCTTTCTTCTCTAGTTTGCATTTCTCCTGTAAATAAATACGAAAAAAATATAACTGGCATTGTAAGAGATAGGCAATAGCATAGAATAGATGAATTAAACTTAGACTGTGCTGCATTGAGGAAGCTACCAGTGCCCTACTTATTTTAGATCTAGGTACGTAGAATAGCGTATAAAAAGCACACTCACCTTTTCAGGAACTGCCGGCCCACTTCCATATACACCAATGAGCCGAGTGATCTCGGTTGTCTTGTTATTTTTGCAGGATGCGAAGTCTGATCGCTTCTGTTCCAGACACCCGGAACCACCTTCCTTAATGAACGCTGTAATATACGTGAAGAATGTAGGTTAATCTTTAACCGACACAAACAAGAGGAGAATTTCATGTCAAGCACGAAccccggggggggggggggggcgagtCCATGGAAGGACCTGAAGTGTTCTCAAACTTTATTCGTTATTAGTAAGTATTGACTTCCGAACAGTTTATGGTccctagcaaaaaaaaaattttgtcgaGTGGTCCCTTACTCATAAAGTGGTTCTTACACTGAAATAATGTGAGGCGAGGTGAACTTTTATCGTTAAACTCATACTTACAGTTTGTGTTAGCTCCATCGTTAAGGCAGAAGAAGTCGATCATTTTGTCAAAATCTTTTTGTGCAGTGCGTAACCCACTAGCCGTGAAGCACGTCGTCAAATGTCTAAAAAGTGGTCGGGCGCAGGCCTTCACCTGTGCTGATCTGTCGCAGTACCTACAGATATAGAAATTCATGTAAGCCCGTTAAATTTCTCAAtatttatcactacaccttataaaacaaagtcccccgccccCCGCCgagtctgtctgtttg
This genomic window from Cydia splendana chromosome 9, ilCydSple1.2, whole genome shotgun sequence contains:
- the LOC134793925 gene encoding 27 kDa glycoprotein-like gives rise to the protein MLVKLALAAVLAVGVLGRTVPEEEMWFNALLTTDFCDESSLAAQTSVIATKYSFKDCLTNVYSDENFMNEVRLAKFFDNQAKMVKAYCDRSAQVKACARPLFRHLTTCFTASGLRTAQKDFDKMIDFFCLNDGANTNSFIKEGGSGCLEQKRSDFASCKNNKTTEITRLIGVYGSGPAVPEKEKCKLEKKENECDFAAVKSCGKPNLDKLLQQLLNSIDLNCEECKWGYEFYEELKKFSPILNVRAYYYIVLTLRSLHTDEEDVQSQSCTSDTSGVAPKYKLKPRIFGFS